A single region of the Anaerostipes rhamnosivorans genome encodes:
- the mreD gene encoding rod shape-determining protein MreD, whose translation MNLKRTIFYILSVIFCFLLQTSVFQFLKLADVMPNILLILTVTLGLIRGKKAGIGIGFSCGLLIDIFFGDVLGQYALLYLLIGYINGCFNSLFYEDDVLLPFGLLVINTLAYSFVIFFFFFALRGRFAFFSYLKDIMIPEAVYTGLIALPLYKFLLFIDVRISDSEKRSMF comes from the coding sequence ATGAATCTGAAAAGAACAATATTTTATATTCTATCTGTGATCTTTTGTTTTTTGCTGCAGACGTCAGTATTTCAATTTTTAAAGCTGGCTGATGTTATGCCGAACATTCTCCTGATCCTCACGGTTACCCTGGGGCTGATCAGAGGGAAAAAGGCAGGCATCGGCATTGGATTTTCCTGCGGTCTTTTGATTGACATATTTTTCGGTGACGTTCTCGGGCAATATGCCCTTCTTTATCTGCTCATCGGCTATATCAACGGATGTTTTAATTCTCTCTTTTATGAGGATGACGTCCTTCTGCCATTCGGGCTTTTAGTCATCAATACCCTGGCTTACAGCTTTGTGATCTTTTTCTTTTTCTTTGCACTGAGAGGAAGATTCGCATTTTTCAGTTACTTAAAAGATATCATGATACCAGAAGCAGTCTATACGGGGCTCATCGCGCTGCCGCTGTATAAATTCCTTCTGTTCATCGACGTACGCATCAGTGATTCAGAAAAAAGGAGCATGTTCTAG
- a CDS encoding rod shape-determining protein, whose amino-acid sequence MKKGLIGIELGSKNLRIYSREKDQILRLKNVIALTEDSETAAVGNEAFSMYEKEPHQIQIITPMVHGVIGDYTNMRRLLAEILRRYLRKLKKYEFYMAVPSDITGVERRAFYDLMLESFRSVREVKLWPKPMADAVGLGIDVGAPCGNMVINMGADTTEISVVSLGGIVRSRLIKQGGSQIDQWLISKLKRNHNIEIGMKSAERLKLLYSRMEAEDKDAYVKGRDLVSGLPKKIQVPGDIAQEKVRNYVNDIIIEAKAMLEVIPPELASDIMVEGIYLSGGNSSFSKIPEWMEEAIGIRVHSAEQPEESVIRGLKAIMNKDNKY is encoded by the coding sequence ATGAAAAAGGGACTGATTGGAATCGAGCTTGGCTCAAAGAATCTGAGGATTTATTCGAGAGAGAAGGACCAGATCTTAAGGCTCAAGAATGTCATTGCCCTGACCGAGGATTCGGAAACGGCAGCAGTGGGAAACGAAGCGTTTTCTATGTATGAGAAAGAGCCGCACCAGATTCAGATTATCACACCGATGGTTCACGGAGTCATCGGTGATTATACGAATATGCGAAGGCTTCTCGCTGAGATTCTCAGACGCTATCTGAGAAAGCTAAAAAAATATGAATTTTATATGGCGGTGCCGTCAGACATCACAGGAGTGGAGCGCCGGGCATTTTATGATCTTATGCTGGAGTCTTTCCGCTCGGTGAGAGAAGTAAAGCTCTGGCCGAAACCTATGGCGGATGCCGTGGGGCTGGGCATTGATGTGGGAGCTCCCTGCGGCAACATGGTGATCAACATGGGGGCAGATACTACAGAGATCTCTGTGGTATCTCTTGGAGGCATCGTAAGGAGCCGCCTGATCAAGCAGGGAGGCAGCCAGATTGACCAATGGTTGATCTCTAAGTTAAAGAGGAACCACAACATTGAGATCGGTATGAAGAGCGCAGAGCGTCTGAAGCTTCTTTATTCCAGAATGGAAGCGGAAGACAAGGATGCCTACGTGAAAGGCCGTGATCTGGTCAGCGGTCTTCCTAAAAAAATCCAGGTCCCAGGGGATATAGCACAAGAGAAGGTAAGGAACTATGTCAATGATATTATTATAGAGGCCAAGGCTATGCTGGAAGTGATCCCGCCGGAACTGGCGTCTGATATCATGGTGGAGGGAATCTATCTCTCTGGAGGAAATTCTTCTTTTTCAAAGATACCGGAGTGGATGGAGGAAGCCATCGGGATCCGCGTCCATTCTGCGGAACAGCCGGAGGAAAGCGTCATACGAGGCTTGAAGGCGATTATGAACAAAGACAACAAATACTAG
- the mreC gene encoding rod shape-determining protein MreC, translated as MKFQKKNMRSRHYLFIFVGICFLLIGISVFAGGVLSPVKAVATGVLSPMQKGINSVGNSIFSWNENIKTKKQLKDENKVLQEKIDSLKMQNRILSQDQVELNRLQDLLKLKAKYKKYNTVGARVISKGSGNWFEIFAIDKGSKDGIKKNMNVIADNGLVGIVYDVSDHYAKVRTIINDTSMVSAMFMKTKDSCIVKGSLSTMSDGYLDVVYIDKNAKVKEGDELVTSYLSSKFVEGLSIGKVSDIKLDSTKLTKTARVTPIVDFKHLKEVLVITDLKENVNLDEDTKE; from the coding sequence ATGAAATTTCAGAAGAAAAATATGCGTTCAAGGCATTACCTGTTTATTTTTGTAGGAATATGCTTTTTGTTGATCGGAATCAGTGTTTTTGCAGGAGGTGTGCTGTCTCCTGTCAAGGCGGTGGCCACAGGGGTCTTAAGTCCTATGCAGAAAGGGATTAATTCCGTTGGGAACAGCATTTTTTCCTGGAATGAAAATATAAAGACAAAGAAACAGCTGAAAGATGAGAATAAAGTCCTTCAGGAGAAGATTGATTCATTGAAGATGCAGAACCGGATTCTCTCCCAGGACCAGGTGGAGTTAAACCGGCTGCAGGATCTCCTGAAGCTGAAGGCAAAGTATAAAAAGTACAATACTGTGGGGGCCAGGGTCATCAGCAAGGGATCCGGCAACTGGTTTGAGATCTTTGCCATCGATAAAGGAAGCAAGGACGGCATTAAAAAGAATATGAATGTTATTGCTGACAACGGGCTGGTGGGCATTGTATACGATGTCTCTGACCATTACGCAAAGGTCCGAACCATTATCAACGACACGAGCATGGTCAGTGCCATGTTTATGAAGACAAAGGATTCCTGCATTGTCAAAGGAAGCTTAAGCACCATGTCCGATGGATATCTGGATGTGGTTTACATCGATAAAAATGCCAAAGTAAAAGAAGGCGATGAACTTGTCACATCCTATTTAAGTTCCAAATTCGTGGAGGGGCTTTCCATTGGAAAAGTGTCCGATATCAAGCTGGATTCCACAAAGCTTACAAAGACTGCGAGAGTGACGCCGATCGTGGATTTCAAGCATTTGAAAGAAGTCCTGGTGATCACGGACCTAAAAGAAAATGTCAATCTGGATGAAGATACAAAAGAATAG
- the miaA gene encoding tRNA (adenosine(37)-N6)-dimethylallyltransferase MiaA, with protein MKPLIILTGPTAAGKTELSIKLAKKVGGEIISADSMQVYKKMDIGTAKIMPEEMGGVRHFLVDELDPAEEFHVVRFQQMAKQALKEIYEKGKIPIVVGGTGFYIQALLYDIDFSKEDSDQEYREELRQLAEEKGNAYLHKMLSLVDPESAYAIHENNTKRVIRALEFYKKTGSKISLHNEEERKKESCYQFVYFVLSHDREVLYDRINQRVDKMIKAGLIKEVERLAKEGYTKDMVSMQGIGYKEVFDYLEGRQSLEETTERIKKDTRHFAKRQLTWFRREKEVTMINRQDFRGEDEILAFMLEKIKEKGIYDGAVKRVL; from the coding sequence ATGAAGCCGTTAATCATACTGACAGGACCTACGGCAGCAGGGAAGACAGAGCTGTCTATAAAGCTTGCGAAAAAAGTGGGAGGGGAGATCATCTCCGCCGACTCCATGCAGGTTTATAAAAAAATGGACATCGGCACTGCTAAGATCATGCCCGAGGAGATGGGAGGTGTCCGTCATTTTCTCGTGGATGAGCTGGATCCGGCGGAGGAATTTCATGTGGTGCGGTTTCAGCAGATGGCAAAGCAGGCGTTAAAAGAGATTTATGAAAAAGGAAAGATTCCTATCGTTGTGGGAGGAACCGGATTTTATATCCAGGCCCTTTTATATGACATTGATTTCTCCAAGGAAGATTCAGACCAAGAGTACCGGGAAGAACTCCGACAGCTGGCGGAGGAAAAAGGAAATGCCTATTTGCATAAGATGCTCTCTTTAGTGGACCCGGAATCTGCGTATGCAATTCATGAAAATAATACAAAGAGAGTGATCCGGGCGCTGGAGTTTTATAAAAAGACAGGGAGCAAGATTTCTCTGCACAATGAAGAAGAGAGAAAAAAGGAATCCTGCTATCAGTTTGTCTATTTTGTCCTTTCCCATGACAGAGAGGTTTTATACGACAGAATCAATCAGAGAGTGGACAAGATGATAAAGGCAGGATTGATAAAAGAAGTAGAACGGCTGGCCAAAGAGGGCTATACGAAAGATATGGTGTCCATGCAGGGGATCGGTTATAAAGAAGTGTTTGATTATCTGGAAGGAAGGCAGAGCTTAGAAGAGACTACAGAGCGTATAAAAAAAGATACAAGGCATTTTGCAAAGCGTCAGCTTACGTGGTTTCGGCGGGAAAAAGAGGTGACGATGATCAACCGGCAGGATTTCCGGGGAGAAGACGAGATTCTGGCTTTTATGCTGGAAAAGATAAAAGAGAAAGGCATTTATGATGGAGCAGTTAAAAGAGTATTATAG
- the mutL gene encoding DNA mismatch repair endonuclease MutL: protein MAEIQLLDQKTIDNIAAGEVIERPASVVKELVENAIDAKATAVTVEIKDGGMTLMRVTDNGCGIPKEEVKTAFLRHATSKIRTVEDLVCVSSLGFRGEALSSISAVGQVEVITKTAGAFSGVSYKIFGGEEQGFEEIGAPDGTTFLVRNLFYNTPARRKFLKSPVTEAGYVEQIMVHMALSHPDVAFKFIHNSKNKMYTSGNGNVKDIIYHLYGREVAGALLPISVESQTAKVDGYIGKPFISRGNRNYESYFINGRYIKSKIIYKAVEDGYKTFTMAHKYPFVCLNIQVEPELLDVNVHPTKMEIRFRNERELYELIESGIKEVLTHKEIIPKAEIGKPEKKEKKVLPGKMPEPFEQVRRNGKSPDEPEKEAVPEPWAAGRDFQKAQNPAVQVQKSVSAGVNYNEQAKTEEIKQITLNETSLLDEEARPDRKVIGQLFKTYWLIEYEDQLFIMDQHAAHEKVNYEKLMKSFREKKVYSQGVEPPYVVTLSMAEAKVLSETKEVFEQLGFTIEAFGGNEFCIRQVPANLYGLKEKELFMELLDSLTADGIKKDPEMITDKIASMACKMSAKGNQRMSLPEVKNLLDLLMECENPYTCPHGRPTMIKMSKYEIEKKFKRVL, encoded by the coding sequence ATGGCAGAAATTCAGTTATTGGACCAGAAGACAATTGATAACATTGCAGCCGGAGAAGTGATCGAGCGTCCGGCTTCCGTAGTAAAAGAGTTGGTGGAGAACGCCATAGATGCCAAGGCCACGGCAGTCACGGTGGAGATCAAGGACGGCGGCATGACGCTTATGCGGGTGACGGACAACGGATGCGGCATCCCAAAGGAAGAGGTAAAGACTGCCTTTCTGCGCCATGCCACGAGCAAGATCCGCACGGTGGAAGACTTGGTCTGTGTCTCGTCACTGGGGTTTCGGGGAGAGGCTCTCTCAAGCATCAGCGCGGTGGGGCAGGTGGAAGTCATCACTAAGACCGCTGGGGCTTTTTCAGGGGTCTCCTACAAGATCTTCGGCGGGGAAGAGCAGGGCTTTGAAGAGATCGGCGCACCAGACGGCACAACCTTTCTTGTAAGGAATCTATTTTACAACACCCCAGCTAGACGGAAATTCTTGAAAAGTCCAGTGACAGAGGCGGGTTATGTGGAGCAGATTATGGTGCACATGGCATTGAGCCATCCTGATGTTGCGTTTAAATTTATCCATAACAGTAAGAATAAGATGTATACCTCTGGAAATGGAAACGTCAAAGATATCATTTACCATCTGTACGGAAGAGAGGTGGCGGGAGCCCTCCTGCCTATCTCAGTAGAGAGCCAGACGGCCAAAGTGGACGGCTATATCGGAAAACCGTTTATTTCCCGCGGAAACCGCAACTATGAGAGTTACTTTATCAATGGCAGGTATATTAAGAGCAAGATCATATATAAGGCCGTCGAGGATGGGTATAAGACTTTTACCATGGCACATAAATATCCGTTTGTATGCCTGAACATCCAGGTAGAGCCTGAACTTTTAGATGTCAATGTGCATCCGACCAAAATGGAAATCCGTTTCCGCAACGAAAGGGAGCTGTATGAGCTCATAGAGTCAGGCATCAAGGAGGTTCTGACCCACAAGGAGATCATTCCCAAAGCGGAGATTGGAAAACCTGAGAAAAAAGAAAAGAAAGTGCTGCCGGGGAAAATGCCGGAGCCGTTTGAGCAGGTCAGAAGAAACGGGAAAAGTCCCGATGAGCCGGAAAAGGAAGCCGTACCAGAACCATGGGCGGCCGGCAGGGACTTTCAAAAAGCGCAGAATCCGGCTGTGCAGGTACAAAAGAGTGTTTCGGCAGGTGTCAACTACAATGAACAGGCAAAGACAGAGGAGATAAAGCAGATCACTCTCAATGAGACCTCTCTGCTGGATGAGGAGGCAAGGCCGGACCGGAAAGTCATCGGCCAGCTGTTTAAGACTTACTGGCTGATCGAATATGAGGACCAGCTGTTCATCATGGACCAGCACGCTGCTCACGAAAAGGTGAATTATGAAAAGCTCATGAAGTCCTTTAGGGAGAAAAAGGTTTACAGTCAGGGAGTGGAGCCGCCTTACGTGGTGACACTTTCTATGGCTGAGGCAAAGGTGCTCTCGGAGACAAAAGAGGTTTTTGAACAGCTTGGGTTTACCATAGAGGCATTTGGAGGCAATGAATTCTGCATCCGTCAGGTGCCGGCAAACTTATACGGATTAAAAGAGAAGGAGCTGTTTATGGAGCTTTTGGATTCCCTCACTGCAGACGGGATAAAAAAGGATCCGGAGATGATCACGGATAAGATCGCATCCATGGCCTGCAAGATGTCAGCGAAAGGAAATCAGAGAATGTCACTTCCTGAGGTGAAAAATCTTTTGGACCTTTTGATGGAATGTGAAAATCCGTATACCTGTCCCCATGGACGGCCTACGATGATCAAGATGAGCAAATATGAGATAGAAAAGAAATTCAAAAGAGTTTTGTAA
- the cdd gene encoding cytidine deaminase, translating to MNDRELLGLAKEARKRAYAPYSGFFVGAALLCADGSIYTGCNVENASYGAAICAERNAISTAVADGKREFEAIAIAAEGKGCVYPCGICLQVMNEFSKEMRVICQDQERFQSFSLGELLPKGFDEL from the coding sequence ATGAACGATAGAGAATTGTTGGGTTTGGCGAAAGAGGCCAGGAAGCGGGCGTATGCTCCGTATTCGGGTTTTTTTGTGGGGGCGGCTCTTTTGTGTGCGGACGGGAGTATCTATACCGGCTGTAATGTGGAGAATGCCTCTTACGGCGCGGCCATCTGTGCAGAACGCAATGCCATCAGCACTGCTGTGGCTGATGGAAAGAGAGAGTTTGAGGCCATTGCCATTGCGGCAGAGGGAAAGGGCTGTGTCTATCCCTGCGGGATCTGCCTGCAGGTGATGAACGAATTTTCCAAAGAGATGCGGGTGATCTGTCAGGATCAGGAGCGCTTTCAGAGTTTTTCACTGGGAGAACTGCTGCCGAAAGGATTTGATGAGTTATGA
- the mutS gene encoding DNA mismatch repair protein MutS: MAKLTPMMEQYMAIKEQNQDCILFYRLGDFYEMFFEDATTASRELEITLTGKNCGMEERAPMCGIPFHAVDSYLNKLVEKGYKVAICEQVEDPKQTKGIVKREVIRIVTPGTNISQQSLDDEKNNYLMCVFCSDDNFGLSVVDVTTGDFRTTSMDELQKVVDEIFKFAPAEIICNDAFMISGADIGLIKDKLGVSVSSIDHYYFDEEQGTAAIKSQFHVGNLSGLGLSDHPMGIIATGAMLLYLHETQKNALNHLMSISPYETSEFMIIDSSSRRNLELCETLRDKRKKGSLLGVLDKTKTAMGARLLRSMIEQPLIDRDKIEERYEALTTLTKQAIVREEIREYLNPVYDLERLMTKVSYQTVNPRDMIALKVSLQWLPPIKTILEECSDGLLTGLREELDVLEDVAGLLEDAVIEEPPISIKEGGIIKDGFSEQIDQLKSAKTDGKQWLMELEERERQATGIKNLKVKFNKVFGYYLDVTNSYKDKVPEHYIRKQTLANSERYTTEELNKLADTILGAEDKLCALEYETFVSIRETLAGEMERIKKSAGVIAYLDVLCSLAYVAERNGYVRPKLNTKGLIDIKEGRHPVVEQMMSNDMFIANDTYLDSKRHRVSIITGPNMAGKSTYMRQSALIVLMAQIGSFVPAMKANIGIVDRIFTRVGASDDLASGQSTFMVEMSEVANILRNATKDSLLILDEIGRGTSTYDGLSIAWAVVEYISNSKLLGAKTLFATHYHELTELEGKITSVNNYCIAVKEQGDNIVFLRKIVKGGADKSYGIQVAKLAGVPDMVIQRAKEIVAELSDSDIVSKAQKIQVSDEPQQLSLFANDSEPTMEHPFMAEIREKDLSGMTPLEALNYLYILQNKLREEE; this comes from the coding sequence ATGGCTAAATTAACTCCAATGATGGAACAGTATATGGCGATCAAAGAACAGAATCAGGATTGCATCCTGTTTTACAGGCTGGGAGATTTTTATGAAATGTTCTTTGAAGATGCCACGACGGCTTCCAGGGAATTAGAAATTACACTGACAGGGAAAAACTGCGGAATGGAAGAGCGCGCTCCAATGTGCGGCATCCCGTTTCACGCGGTGGATTCCTATTTGAATAAACTGGTGGAAAAGGGATATAAGGTTGCCATCTGTGAGCAGGTGGAGGATCCGAAGCAGACCAAGGGGATCGTAAAAAGAGAAGTTATCAGGATTGTGACGCCGGGAACAAATATTTCCCAGCAGAGCTTAGATGACGAAAAAAACAATTATCTTATGTGTGTCTTCTGCAGCGACGATAATTTTGGGTTGTCTGTGGTGGATGTCACAACCGGAGATTTCCGGACCACCTCCATGGATGAGCTGCAAAAGGTAGTGGATGAGATCTTTAAATTTGCACCGGCAGAGATCATCTGCAACGACGCTTTTATGATCAGCGGTGCGGATATTGGCCTGATCAAAGATAAACTCGGGGTATCCGTCTCCAGTATTGACCACTATTATTTTGATGAGGAGCAGGGAACAGCCGCCATCAAGTCCCAGTTCCATGTGGGGAATCTCAGCGGTCTGGGCTTATCGGACCATCCTATGGGCATCATCGCCACCGGTGCCATGCTGCTCTATCTCCATGAAACGCAGAAAAATGCGTTGAATCATCTTATGTCAATATCACCGTATGAGACAAGCGAATTTATGATCATTGACAGTTCCAGCCGGAGAAATCTGGAGCTGTGCGAGACCCTCAGAGATAAAAGAAAAAAGGGTTCTCTTCTGGGGGTATTGGATAAGACCAAGACGGCTATGGGAGCCAGGCTTTTAAGAAGTATGATCGAGCAGCCATTGATCGACCGTGATAAGATTGAGGAGCGGTATGAGGCACTGACCACGCTGACAAAGCAGGCCATTGTCCGGGAGGAGATCCGGGAGTATTTAAATCCGGTCTATGACCTGGAACGGCTTATGACGAAGGTCAGTTACCAGACGGTGAATCCAAGAGATATGATTGCATTGAAGGTATCGCTCCAGTGGCTGCCGCCCATCAAGACCATTCTGGAAGAATGCAGTGACGGCCTGTTGACCGGGCTTCGGGAGGAATTGGACGTACTGGAGGATGTGGCAGGGCTTCTGGAGGATGCAGTGATCGAGGAGCCTCCCATTTCCATTAAAGAAGGGGGCATCATCAAAGACGGCTTCTCAGAACAGATCGACCAGCTTAAAAGTGCCAAGACCGACGGAAAGCAGTGGCTCATGGAGTTGGAAGAGAGGGAGAGGCAGGCCACCGGCATTAAGAACCTGAAGGTGAAGTTTAACAAGGTGTTCGGATATTATCTGGATGTGACCAATTCTTATAAGGACAAAGTGCCGGAGCATTACATACGGAAACAAACCCTTGCCAATTCCGAGAGATACACGACAGAGGAATTAAACAAGCTGGCGGATACGATCCTTGGAGCGGAGGACAAACTCTGCGCTCTGGAATATGAGACCTTTGTGTCGATTCGGGAAACGCTGGCCGGAGAGATGGAGAGAATCAAGAAAAGTGCGGGAGTGATCGCCTATCTGGATGTGCTCTGCTCCTTGGCTTATGTTGCGGAGAGAAACGGTTATGTACGGCCAAAGCTGAACACAAAAGGTCTAATTGACATCAAGGAGGGCCGCCACCCAGTGGTAGAACAGATGATGTCCAATGACATGTTCATTGCCAACGATACTTATCTGGACAGCAAACGGCACCGGGTATCCATCATCACCGGTCCGAATATGGCTGGAAAATCAACATATATGAGGCAGTCTGCCCTGATCGTACTGATGGCGCAGATCGGCTCCTTTGTGCCGGCCATGAAAGCCAACATCGGTATTGTAGACAGGATCTTTACAAGGGTGGGGGCATCCGATGATCTGGCCAGCGGACAGAGCACCTTTATGGTGGAGATGAGTGAGGTGGCTAATATTTTAAGGAATGCCACAAAGGACAGTCTGCTGATTCTGGACGAGATCGGACGGGGGACCAGTACCTATGACGGACTGAGCATTGCATGGGCCGTTGTGGAGTATATCAGCAATTCTAAACTATTGGGAGCCAAGACGCTGTTTGCCACTCACTATCACGAACTGACAGAGCTGGAAGGAAAGATCACCAGTGTAAACAATTACTGCATTGCGGTTAAAGAACAGGGTGACAACATCGTGTTTTTGAGAAAGATTGTAAAAGGCGGGGCTGACAAGAGCTATGGAATCCAGGTGGCCAAGCTTGCAGGAGTTCCGGATATGGTCATCCAGAGGGCCAAAGAGATTGTGGCTGAATTAAGTGACAGTGACATTGTCTCCAAGGCACAGAAGATACAGGTGTCCGATGAGCCGCAGCAGCTGTCTTTGTTTGCCAATGACAGCGAGCCGACCATGGAGCACCCGTTTATGGCGGAGATCAGAGAAAAGGATCTGTCAGGAATGACCCCGCTGGAAGCGTTGAACTATTTGTATATTCTGCAGAACAAACTTAGGGAAGAGGAATAG
- a CDS encoding methionine gamma-lyase family protein, protein MEQLKEYYRQLGVSEEVYDYAKKIEASLAGRFAKFDAVAEFNQLKVLKAMKKNRISEAHLGETTGYGYDDIGREAIEGVYADIFQTEDALVRPQITCGTHALGLALSANLRPGDEVMSPVGKPYDTLEEVIGIRPSKGSLAEYGITYAQADLKEDGSFDYDAIKAAMNDRTKLVTIQRSKGYATRPTLSVERIRELISYVKGINPSVIVMVDNCYGEFVEETEPSEAGADLVVGSLIKNPGGGLAPIGGYICGKKELIEQCAYRLTTPGLGKEVGASLGVNRQFLQGLFLAPTVVNSALKGAVFAANLYESLGFHVVPNGTESRHDIIQAVEFNDPQKLIAFCEGIQAASPVDSYVTPEPWDMPGYDSQVIMAAGAFVSGSSIELSADGPMKPPYAAYFQGGLTYPHAKYGITMSLQRMVEKGLIRL, encoded by the coding sequence ATGGAGCAGTTAAAAGAGTATTATAGGCAGCTTGGTGTATCAGAAGAGGTTTACGATTACGCAAAAAAAATTGAGGCATCGTTGGCTGGAAGGTTTGCCAAGTTTGATGCCGTTGCGGAGTTTAACCAGCTGAAAGTTTTGAAGGCAATGAAGAAAAACCGTATTTCGGAAGCACATTTGGGAGAGACAACGGGCTACGGATATGACGATATCGGGAGAGAGGCCATCGAGGGCGTCTATGCAGATATTTTCCAGACCGAGGATGCGCTGGTGCGTCCGCAGATCACCTGTGGTACCCATGCTCTGGGGCTTGCTTTGAGTGCCAACCTGCGGCCCGGGGACGAAGTGATGTCACCGGTAGGAAAACCTTACGACACACTGGAGGAAGTGATCGGTATCCGTCCGTCCAAAGGGTCTCTGGCTGAATATGGTATCACCTACGCCCAGGCAGATTTAAAGGAGGACGGCTCCTTTGACTATGACGCCATCAAAGCGGCCATGAATGACAGGACAAAGCTGGTCACAATCCAGAGATCCAAAGGCTATGCCACACGTCCCACCCTGTCTGTGGAGAGGATTAGGGAACTGATATCTTATGTAAAGGGTATTAATCCATCTGTGATTGTCATGGTGGACAACTGCTACGGGGAGTTTGTGGAAGAGACAGAACCGAGTGAGGCAGGAGCAGACTTAGTTGTGGGATCGCTGATCAAAAACCCGGGAGGGGGGCTTGCACCCATCGGCGGTTATATCTGCGGTAAAAAGGAACTGATCGAACAGTGCGCCTACCGGCTCACCACACCGGGGCTTGGAAAGGAAGTGGGGGCATCTCTCGGAGTGAACCGCCAGTTTTTGCAGGGACTTTTTCTGGCACCGACTGTGGTCAACAGCGCGTTAAAAGGAGCCGTATTTGCGGCAAACCTGTACGAGAGCCTGGGCTTTCATGTAGTTCCAAACGGGACCGAGAGCCGCCACGATATCATTCAGGCAGTGGAATTTAACGATCCCCAAAAGCTGATCGCTTTCTGTGAGGGAATTCAGGCAGCTTCCCCGGTGGACAGTTATGTGACCCCAGAGCCGTGGGACATGCCTGGCTATGACAGTCAGGTCATTATGGCAGCAGGGGCGTTTGTGTCAGGATCTTCCATTGAACTCAGCGCCGATGGCCCTATGAAGCCGCCGTATGCCGCTTACTTTCAGGGAGGTCTCACCTATCCACACGCCAAATACGGGATAACCATGTCCCTGCAGAGAATGGTAGAAAAAGGATTGATCAGGCTGTAA
- the radC gene encoding RadC family protein yields MEKRHYTIKELPESERPYEKCERLGPEALTDAELLAAVLRSGAKDKRATVLAVEILELHPYYEGLLGICHVSMNELMRIRGIGKVKAIQVLCIAELSRRLSSQKVHKKISFHTPKSIADYYMEKMRHLNREEMILILFNGKNKVIKELKVSVGTVNQTVASPREVFLEALKYEAVYLILLHNHPSGDPTPSRQDVSVTKRMKEAGELLGIYLSDHIIIGDRSYISFKEEQLL; encoded by the coding sequence ATGGAAAAGAGACATTATACAATAAAAGAGCTTCCTGAGTCTGAACGCCCCTACGAAAAGTGTGAGCGCCTGGGACCAGAAGCATTGACGGATGCAGAGCTTTTAGCGGCTGTCCTAAGAAGCGGTGCAAAGGACAAACGGGCTACAGTCCTGGCAGTGGAGATTTTGGAGTTGCACCCGTATTACGAAGGACTGCTCGGCATCTGCCATGTGTCCATGAACGAACTGATGCGGATCAGAGGCATCGGAAAGGTCAAAGCCATACAGGTTCTCTGTATCGCAGAGCTCTCCAGGCGTCTGTCCTCACAGAAAGTACATAAGAAGATTAGTTTTCATACTCCAAAGTCCATCGCGGATTATTATATGGAGAAAATGCGTCACTTGAACAGGGAAGAAATGATTTTAATTCTTTTTAATGGGAAGAATAAAGTCATCAAAGAACTGAAGGTATCCGTTGGTACGGTCAACCAGACAGTGGCGTCGCCCAGGGAAGTTTTTCTGGAAGCTTTGAAGTATGAAGCGGTATATTTGATTTTACTGCACAATCACCCTTCCGGGGATCCAACCCCCAGCAGGCAGGATGTCTCTGTCACAAAACGGATGAAGGAGGCAGGCGAACTGCTTGGCATTTATCTGTCCGACCATATCATTATAGGAGACCGTTCTTATATAAGTTTTAAAGAAGAACAATTACTATAG